In the genome of Limnobaculum zhutongyuii, one region contains:
- the dsbA gene encoding thiol:disulfide interchange protein DsbA, with translation MKKMWLVLVCAVVAVGAFFIWSNSSTPANADSKPTGSSSVVVASNFQNGKQFETLDRGATEEPQVLEFFSFFCPHCYDFENVYHMSDEFKKQLPEGGKMVKYHVDFMGGELGSQLTQAWAVAITLGVQDKVAPLIFNGIQKTQTIRNLDGIRQVFIEAGVSGEEFDSAWNSFIVKSLTAQQRKLAEDVNLRSVPSVIVNGKYMVKNDGLEAKSVEGFIQEYSQVVKYLLGQK, from the coding sequence ATGAAAAAGATGTGGTTGGTGCTGGTATGTGCAGTTGTTGCTGTCGGTGCTTTTTTTATTTGGTCAAATTCTTCTACCCCGGCAAATGCAGATTCCAAGCCTACCGGTAGCAGCTCAGTTGTGGTGGCATCCAATTTCCAAAACGGTAAGCAGTTTGAAACATTGGACAGAGGCGCAACAGAAGAGCCACAAGTACTGGAGTTTTTCTCCTTTTTCTGCCCACACTGCTATGACTTCGAAAACGTCTATCACATGAGTGACGAGTTTAAGAAGCAACTGCCAGAAGGCGGTAAAATGGTTAAATACCACGTTGACTTCATGGGCGGTGAATTAGGTTCTCAACTGACTCAGGCATGGGCAGTTGCTATTACTTTAGGCGTTCAGGATAAAGTGGCTCCGCTGATTTTTAACGGCATCCAAAAAACTCAAACTATCCGTAATCTGGATGGTATTCGTCAGGTATTTATTGAAGCTGGCGTAAGTGGAGAAGAGTTTGACAGCGCGTGGAACAGCTTCATTGTTAAATCTCTGACTGCTCAACAGCGTAAACTGGCCGAGGATGTTAACTTAAGAAGCGTGCCTTCTGTTATCGTTAACGGAAAATACATGGTGAAGAATGATGGTCTGGAAGCCAAGAGCGTTGAAGGCTTCATTCAGGAATACAGCCAGGTTGTTAAATATTTACTGGGCCAGAAGTAA
- a CDS encoding serine/threonine protein kinase has product MNSAAFAFHTLMPDMILDALESVGLRVDSGLTALNSYENRVYQFMDEDRKRYVAKFYRPERWLPEQIQEEHDFSLTLSETEIPVVAPLVINNQTLHYHQGYMFAVFPSMGGRQYEVDNLDHLEWVARFLGRIHLVGRQRPFVARPTMGLDEYLYQPRRVLEESSLVPASVKPLLLPVLDELIQAVEQHWHTDWALSRLHGDCHPGNILWRDGPMFVDLDDARNGPVVQDIWMLLQGDRSEQLMQLDLFVESYSEFADFDQRELALIEPLRCMRMVYYLAWVVRRWEDPAFPKSFPWIADNDFWQAQPSLFTEQAKLLQLPPLQLMPMY; this is encoded by the coding sequence ATGAATTCAGCAGCTTTTGCTTTCCATACTTTAATGCCCGATATGATTCTGGATGCACTGGAAAGTGTAGGGCTGCGTGTGGATTCCGGCCTCACCGCGCTGAACAGTTATGAGAATCGTGTCTATCAGTTTATGGATGAAGACCGTAAACGTTATGTGGCGAAATTTTATCGTCCGGAGCGTTGGTTACCGGAACAGATACAAGAAGAGCACGATTTCTCTTTAACGTTGTCTGAAACAGAGATCCCGGTTGTCGCTCCGCTGGTGATAAACAATCAGACGTTACATTACCATCAGGGATATATGTTTGCTGTTTTCCCCAGCATGGGTGGACGCCAGTATGAAGTGGACAACCTTGACCATCTGGAATGGGTTGCACGTTTTCTGGGGAGAATTCATCTGGTTGGCAGACAACGGCCGTTTGTTGCCCGTCCAACCATGGGGTTAGATGAGTATCTTTATCAGCCTCGACGGGTACTGGAGGAGAGTTCTCTGGTGCCTGCAAGCGTTAAACCGCTACTATTGCCGGTATTGGATGAGTTAATCCAGGCCGTGGAACAGCACTGGCATACGGATTGGGCATTATCCCGTCTGCATGGTGATTGTCATCCGGGAAATATTCTGTGGCGCGATGGTCCAATGTTTGTTGATTTGGACGATGCCCGTAACGGACCGGTGGTACAGGATATTTGGATGCTATTGCAGGGCGATCGTTCAGAACAGCTAATGCAGCTGGATCTGTTTGTGGAATCCTACAGTGAGTTTGCAGATTTCGATCAGAGGGAGCTGGCACTGATCGAGCCATTACGCTGTATGCGGATGGTTTATTACCTTGCTTGGGTGGTTCGCCGTTGGGAGGATCCCGCGTTTCCAAAAAGCTTTCCCTGGATTGCAGATAATGATTTTTGGCAGGCGCAGCCATCGTTGTTTACTGAACAGGCTAAGTTGCTACAGCTTCCGCCGTTGCAACTGATGCCAATGTACTGA
- a CDS encoding YihD family protein, translating into MKCHRVNELIELIHPAWQKDPDLNLVQFLQKLATEAGFTGPLSELTDDVLIYHLKMRDSARTEVIPGLKKDYEEDFKTALLRARGILKD; encoded by the coding sequence ATGAAATGCCATCGCGTCAATGAACTGATTGAGCTTATCCACCCGGCCTGGCAGAAAGATCCGGATCTGAATCTGGTTCAGTTTCTGCAAAAATTGGCTACCGAGGCAGGTTTTACCGGCCCGCTGAGTGAATTAACTGATGATGTGCTGATTTACCATCTTAAGATGCGTGACAGCGCTCGTACTGAAGTGATTCCCGGTTTAAAGAAAGATTATGAAGAAGACTTTAAAACCGCCTTATTACGCGCACGTGGTATTTTAAAAGATTAA
- the ccmI gene encoding c-type cytochrome biogenesis protein CcmI — translation MMLFWCGAGLMLCLILLIIWLPVIRSNRESASGRDLRNDTNVALYQQQIALAGKLFSEQEKANGLSNEFQQELSLSLLQNMTTAEKTAPVISQRTSKIIPVVMTVVAVLITVVGYGYIGQYQASVQYSRENHTDPFSGMDISQIQDKVVAELQQRIRQSPGDPEAWFLLGQRYLNSNEFENALIAFDRVTQLRGNDAEVLTAKATTLYYQAGQRMTPQAQTLINQALAQEPNQVTALMLLASDHFLNAQYQQAIDIWQQLLDSNNPQINRAKLIEAINMARMMK, via the coding sequence ATGATGCTTTTCTGGTGTGGCGCCGGGCTGATGCTTTGCCTGATTTTGTTGATTATTTGGTTACCGGTGATTCGTTCAAACAGGGAATCTGCCAGCGGTCGGGATTTACGCAACGACACCAATGTGGCCCTTTATCAACAGCAAATAGCATTAGCCGGAAAGCTGTTTTCCGAACAGGAAAAAGCCAATGGTCTGTCAAATGAGTTTCAACAAGAGCTCTCTCTGAGCCTGTTGCAAAATATGACCACCGCGGAAAAAACGGCCCCCGTTATATCCCAGCGAACCTCGAAAATCATTCCGGTCGTGATGACAGTGGTTGCGGTACTGATTACCGTTGTGGGCTATGGATATATTGGTCAATATCAGGCGTCGGTACAGTACAGTCGGGAAAATCACACCGATCCTTTTTCCGGTATGGATATCAGCCAAATTCAGGATAAGGTAGTAGCAGAACTTCAGCAGCGTATCCGCCAGTCACCCGGCGATCCGGAAGCCTGGTTCTTGCTTGGCCAGCGCTATCTCAACAGTAACGAATTTGAAAACGCACTAATTGCCTTCGATCGGGTAACACAGCTGCGCGGTAATGATGCCGAAGTGCTCACAGCGAAAGCCACTACCCTCTATTATCAGGCTGGCCAGCGTATGACACCTCAGGCACAGACCTTAATCAATCAGGCTTTGGCTCAGGAACCTAATCAGGTGACGGCCTTGATGCTTCTGGCATCAGATCACTTCTTAAACGCACAATATCAGCAGGCGATTGATATCTGGCAGCAACTGCTGGACAGCAACAATCCGCAAATTAATCGGGCTAAGTTAATCGAAGCGATTAATATGGCTCGCATGATGAAATAA
- the nrfF gene encoding heme lyase NrfEFG subunit NrfF: MRLVCRLILLMLVALPLRADIVDTWQFKNPENQQRAISLAKQLRCPQCQNQNLVESTSPIAHDLRLEVYRMVDEGKSDEQIVSFMTQRFGDFVLYKPRFNSQTALLWCSPLVLMLFGLLIIWRYVKKRRQLPTPALTEEQKRQLDKWLEKKS; encoded by the coding sequence ATGCGTCTGGTTTGTCGCCTGATCTTGTTGATGTTAGTGGCATTGCCGTTGCGGGCCGACATTGTCGATACCTGGCAGTTTAAAAATCCGGAGAACCAGCAGCGGGCTATTAGTCTGGCAAAGCAGCTACGTTGCCCGCAGTGTCAGAACCAGAATCTGGTGGAATCTACCTCTCCTATTGCCCATGATTTGCGTCTGGAAGTTTACCGTATGGTGGATGAGGGTAAATCGGATGAACAAATTGTCAGTTTTATGACCCAGCGCTTTGGCGACTTCGTGTTATATAAACCTCGCTTTAATAGCCAGACCGCGCTGCTGTGGTGCAGTCCGTTGGTACTGATGTTGTTTGGCTTGTTGATTATCTGGCGTTATGTGAAGAAACGCCGCCAGTTACCCACTCCGGCATTAACCGAAGAGCAAAAGCGCCAGCTGGATAAATGGCTGGAGAAGAAGTCATGA
- a CDS encoding DsbE family thiol:disulfide interchange protein, which produces MNRLKLFLPLILVLFMGIALYFGLKQDPHQLGLTQQDKPMPVFVAEDLLLRNKTFSQQDFIGHITVLNVWASWCPSCKLEFPFLKTLRERPEFKLYGLNYRDNRPAAQEVLNKLGNPYLRSVYDPNGKLALELGVYGTPETYLIDSQGVIRYRYSGELNQEVWQKEFQPKIEVLQSMASGGSS; this is translated from the coding sequence ATGAATCGGTTAAAACTATTTTTACCTCTGATTCTGGTGCTATTCATGGGCATTGCCCTCTATTTTGGCTTAAAGCAAGACCCCCATCAGTTAGGGTTGACTCAGCAGGACAAGCCGATGCCTGTGTTTGTGGCGGAAGATTTGCTGTTGCGCAATAAAACCTTCAGCCAGCAAGATTTTATCGGACATATTACGGTATTAAACGTATGGGCCAGTTGGTGTCCGTCCTGCAAACTGGAGTTTCCATTCTTAAAAACTCTGCGCGAACGCCCTGAATTTAAACTTTATGGTTTGAATTATCGTGATAATCGCCCGGCAGCGCAGGAAGTCCTTAATAAGCTGGGGAATCCGTATCTTCGTTCGGTTTACGATCCAAACGGCAAGCTGGCGCTGGAGTTAGGTGTATATGGCACCCCGGAAACCTATTTGATCGACAGTCAGGGCGTTATTCGCTACCGCTATTCTGGTGAGTTAAATCAGGAAGTCTGGCAAAAAGAGTTTCAGCCTAAAATTGAAGTGCTGCAAAGCATGGCATCGGGAGGTTCATCGTGA
- a CDS encoding heme lyase CcmF/NrfE family subunit, whose protein sequence is MIPDLGLLSLSGALALAILLSIVPLAGIYCRRALLIRYAAPLSYGVCLLITLSISFLGYSFATDDFSVMYVAQHSNSQLPLFFKVAAVWGGHEGSMLFWLFSLSIWTALVAALRSRMDRQINSTVLAILGLIMVGFCLFILLYSNPFERVFPAPMEGRDLNPMLQDIGLIFHPPLLYLGYVGFAVNFAFAIAALLSGRMDAAVAYWSRPWALAAWICLTAGIILGSWWAYYELGWGGWWFWDPVENASLMPWLSGTALLHALIVTEQRGTFSYWSLLLSIFTFALSLLGTFIVRSGVLTSVHAFAVDPDRGIMLLLLLGVAIVGALTLFALRANTQSAVARFSLFSREALLLMANVLLSVATLIVLIGTFYPMLFTALGLGSISVGAPYFNSTFVPPVLLILMVMGLSPLSRWKSMASGQIKWLAALALLALIAGGTAALMFERFYPMVAVALVLSVWVIVSNLTFVRHLSLRRLGVLLAHCGVAVTAIGITLSSYYSTETGVKMGPGSESTLSGYQFHYDETRLLIGPNYTAEQAVIRVTREGKEVTLLMPERRHYTVRTMLMSEPGISWNLLADLYVVMGEKVDKQNYALRFHYKPFIRWVWGGGLLMVLGGGCSLWSKRSSKKNNAGMCQHNEVTS, encoded by the coding sequence ATGATCCCTGATTTGGGGCTGCTATCCCTGTCAGGTGCTTTGGCACTTGCGATATTACTGAGTATTGTTCCGCTGGCAGGTATTTATTGCCGGCGGGCATTACTCATTCGCTATGCAGCTCCCCTGAGTTACGGGGTTTGTCTGCTTATTACCCTGTCTATTTCGTTCCTCGGTTACAGCTTCGCAACCGATGATTTCTCCGTAATGTATGTTGCCCAGCATTCTAACTCCCAACTACCGCTGTTTTTTAAAGTGGCGGCCGTGTGGGGTGGACATGAAGGCTCCATGTTGTTTTGGCTATTTTCTCTCTCAATATGGACAGCACTGGTTGCCGCATTGCGCAGCCGGATGGATAGACAGATCAATAGCACCGTGCTGGCGATTCTTGGCCTGATTATGGTGGGGTTCTGTCTGTTTATTCTGCTGTATTCCAACCCTTTCGAGCGGGTATTTCCTGCGCCGATGGAAGGGAGGGACCTCAATCCGATGTTGCAGGATATCGGTCTGATTTTTCATCCTCCGTTGTTGTATCTCGGTTACGTAGGATTTGCGGTCAATTTCGCATTTGCCATTGCGGCGTTGTTAAGTGGACGTATGGATGCCGCTGTTGCTTACTGGAGCCGTCCATGGGCGCTAGCCGCATGGATCTGTTTAACCGCCGGTATTATTTTAGGCTCATGGTGGGCCTATTATGAGCTGGGTTGGGGCGGATGGTGGTTCTGGGACCCGGTTGAAAACGCCTCTTTAATGCCCTGGCTGTCAGGAACGGCGTTACTGCATGCCCTGATTGTGACGGAGCAACGCGGCACTTTCAGTTACTGGAGTTTATTGCTGTCGATTTTTACCTTTGCCCTGAGCCTGCTGGGTACCTTTATTGTTCGTTCCGGTGTATTAACGTCGGTTCATGCTTTTGCTGTCGATCCCGATCGCGGCATTATGTTGCTACTGCTGTTGGGTGTAGCGATTGTTGGTGCGTTAACGCTGTTTGCTCTCAGAGCGAATACCCAGTCGGCGGTCGCCCGTTTTAGCCTGTTTTCTCGCGAAGCGTTATTGCTGATGGCAAATGTACTGTTGAGCGTTGCCACTTTGATTGTCTTGATTGGAACCTTCTATCCGATGCTGTTTACCGCGCTGGGATTAGGTTCTATCTCGGTTGGTGCACCTTACTTTAACAGCACCTTTGTACCGCCAGTATTGTTGATACTTATGGTCATGGGGCTATCACCTCTGAGCCGCTGGAAAAGTATGGCATCAGGCCAGATAAAGTGGCTTGCTGCTTTAGCGTTATTAGCGCTGATTGCAGGTGGTACTGCGGCTCTGATGTTTGAGCGTTTCTATCCGATGGTGGCGGTTGCTTTAGTGCTATCGGTATGGGTTATTGTCAGCAATCTTACCTTTGTCAGGCATTTGTCATTACGACGTTTGGGTGTGCTGTTAGCCCACTGTGGTGTGGCGGTTACCGCGATTGGTATTACCTTATCCAGCTACTATTCCACTGAAACTGGCGTAAAAATGGGGCCGGGAAGTGAAAGTACGCTGAGTGGTTATCAGTTCCATTATGATGAAACCAGACTGTTGATTGGCCCTAACTATACGGCGGAGCAGGCGGTTATTCGCGTTACGCGTGAGGGCAAAGAGGTCACGTTATTGATGCCGGAACGCCGTCACTATACGGTTCGAACCATGCTGATGAGCGAACCGGGAATTTCCTGGAACCTGCTTGCGGATCTGTATGTGGTGATGGGCGAAAAAGTTGATAAGCAGAACTACGCCCTGCGTTTTCACTATAAGCCATTTATTCGCTGGGTATGGGGTGGTGGGTTATTGATGGTGCTGGGGGGTGGATGTAGCCTGTGGAGTAAACGCAGCAGCAAGAAAAATAATGCGGGAATGTGTCAGCACAATGAGGTGACATCATGA
- the nrfD gene encoding cytochrome c nitrite reductase subunit NrfD produces MSSAFHFESLVWDWPIAIYLFLIGVSAGMATIAVFLKRRVLADGASRDGIIKATAIIAPLTVIVGLVILIFHLTRPWTFWYLMIFYSPTSVMSMGVMLFQVYMLVLIVWLAVLFRQEIANFLEQRFKGLRWINGIISALARFERVLEPLMIFLAVALGAYTGFLLSALKTYPMLNNPVLPVLFLFSGISSGAAAAVLFGITWFKQPVDSPSVHFVHQIEKPVVLFELFLLLALFVGLFFGGGQREAAAVAAIGGGFWSNVFWFGVIGLGILLPLIMSMVCSKRVQHSKSYIIAVACMGLSGILLLRFFILYAGQMTVA; encoded by the coding sequence ATGAGCAGCGCTTTCCATTTTGAATCCCTGGTTTGGGACTGGCCAATCGCCATTTATCTGTTCCTGATTGGCGTTTCTGCCGGCATGGCGACTATTGCCGTGTTTCTTAAACGCCGGGTGTTAGCTGATGGCGCAAGCCGCGATGGCATCATTAAAGCGACAGCAATTATTGCTCCGCTGACGGTGATAGTGGGTCTGGTGATTCTGATTTTCCACCTGACACGCCCGTGGACTTTCTGGTACCTGATGATTTTCTATAGCCCAACATCGGTCATGTCGATGGGGGTTATGCTGTTTCAGGTATATATGTTAGTTCTGATCGTCTGGCTGGCAGTACTGTTTCGTCAGGAGATAGCTAACTTTCTGGAGCAACGCTTCAAAGGACTTCGCTGGATTAACGGTATTATTTCGGCACTGGCCCGTTTCGAACGGGTGCTGGAGCCGTTAATGATTTTCCTGGCGGTGGCGCTGGGGGCTTATACCGGCTTCCTGCTGTCGGCACTGAAAACCTATCCAATGCTGAATAACCCAGTACTTCCTGTACTGTTCCTGTTTTCCGGTATTTCATCCGGAGCGGCGGCGGCGGTGCTGTTTGGTATTACCTGGTTTAAACAGCCGGTAGATAGCCCGTCAGTTCACTTCGTTCATCAGATTGAAAAACCGGTTGTCCTGTTTGAGTTGTTCCTGCTGCTGGCACTGTTTGTTGGCCTGTTCTTTGGCGGTGGTCAGAGAGAAGCGGCGGCAGTTGCCGCGATTGGCGGTGGGTTCTGGTCAAACGTTTTCTGGTTTGGCGTGATCGGACTGGGAATTTTATTGCCGTTGATCATGAGTATGGTGTGTAGCAAGCGCGTTCAGCACAGTAAAAGTTATATAATAGCGGTCGCATGTATGGGACTCTCCGGCATACTGCTATTACGTTTCTTTATCCTGTATGCCGGTCAAATGACGGTAGCCTGA
- the nrfC gene encoding cytochrome c nitrite reductase Fe-S protein has product MSCSRRHFIAGMGAVIFMTGPVNRTLAQTMSINGIRYGMVYDETRCIGCTACMDACREVNKVPEGVSRLNIIRSGPTGEFPEAKYQFYRHSCQHCDNPPCVDVCPTGASYKDAATGIVEVNPERCVGCQYCIAACPYRVRFIHPVRKTADKCNFCRDTNLAQGKLPACVESCPTKALTFGNLDDPNSEIVKLIENKTTYRAKVHLGTEPKMYRIPSKHGEIKG; this is encoded by the coding sequence ATGAGTTGCTCACGCCGTCATTTTATTGCCGGTATGGGAGCAGTAATCTTTATGACCGGCCCGGTTAACCGTACGCTGGCGCAGACCATGTCAATTAACGGGATTCGTTATGGCATGGTGTATGACGAAACTCGTTGTATTGGCTGCACCGCGTGTATGGATGCTTGCCGGGAGGTGAATAAAGTTCCTGAAGGGGTATCGCGGCTGAATATCATCCGCTCTGGTCCGACAGGAGAGTTTCCTGAGGCAAAATATCAGTTTTATCGTCACTCTTGTCAGCATTGTGATAACCCGCCTTGTGTGGATGTCTGTCCGACAGGGGCTTCTTACAAAGATGCTGCCACGGGTATTGTTGAAGTGAATCCGGAGCGCTGCGTTGGCTGTCAGTACTGTATTGCTGCCTGCCCGTATCGCGTACGCTTTATTCATCCGGTCAGAAAAACCGCCGACAAATGTAACTTCTGTCGCGACACCAATTTGGCTCAGGGCAAGCTACCAGCCTGTGTGGAATCCTGTCCTACCAAGGCATTAACCTTTGGCAATCTGGACGATCCAAATAGCGAAATTGTGAAACTGATAGAGAATAAAACCACTTACCGTGCGAAAGTACATTTAGGCACCGAGCCGAAAATGTATCGTATTCCAAGCAAACATGGGGAGATTAAAGGATGA
- the nrfB gene encoding cytochrome c nitrite reductase pentaheme subunit — protein sequence MGSLRSLFKGGLLMLVSMFALTTMSSSAEPVPEQKTEASSEYKVELQRNRDYACTQCHKDTKDGMHGAHSKAINPNNQLPVTCTNCHGKITPEHRNGVADAMRFNEDVFPVDKQNQVCMTCHQLEKLRTALWAHDVHILKTSCASCHQLHPTKDPVQGLDQKGQIKLCVDCHSKQQQQYQKEKETP from the coding sequence ATGGGCAGTTTACGTTCATTATTTAAGGGCGGACTGTTAATGCTGGTATCAATGTTTGCGCTGACGACCATGTCGTCATCCGCAGAACCGGTACCGGAGCAGAAAACAGAAGCGTCGTCCGAATATAAAGTAGAGTTGCAGCGCAATCGCGACTATGCTTGTACTCAGTGTCATAAAGACACTAAAGATGGCATGCACGGCGCGCACTCAAAAGCGATTAATCCAAATAACCAACTGCCGGTGACCTGTACCAACTGTCATGGCAAAATCACTCCGGAACACCGCAATGGCGTTGCGGATGCGATGCGTTTTAACGAAGACGTATTCCCGGTTGATAAGCAAAATCAGGTTTGTATGACCTGTCACCAGCTGGAAAAACTACGCACGGCGTTATGGGCTCATGATGTCCATATCCTGAAAACTTCGTGTGCCAGCTGTCACCAGTTGCATCCGACGAAAGATCCGGTACAAGGATTGGATCAAAAAGGTCAGATCAAGCTATGTGTTGACTGCCACAGTAAACAACAGCAGCAATACCAAAAAGAGAAGGAAACACCATGA
- the nrfA gene encoding ammonia-forming nitrite reductase cytochrome c552 subunit, with protein MGVLTVGKIKAKLSASLLILFASLLVGNTALANKPNVEARNEVFAKDHADQYDSWRATSESNKLGGGLDEYPDMVILWAGYPFAKDYKKARGHFYAITDVRETLRTAAPMKDTDGPLPMACWSCKSPDVARLIDEGGEDKYFEGMWSRGGAQIVNPIGCADCHDTASKDFAEGKPALYMSRPYTARALEVIGKPFDKASHLDQQSMVCSNCHVEYHFDGKNKAVKFPWDKGMTVEKMEEYYDNIAFSDWTHLLSKTPMLKAQHPEYETWSQGIHGKNNVTCIDCHMPKVQNAEGKLYTDHKIGNPFNRFNDTCASCHTQTKEQLQDIVATRKEAVRELKKKTEAQLVHAHFEAKAAWDAGATEEEMKPILMDIRHAQWRWDYAIASHGIHMHAPEVGLKILGTALDKAADARTKLARLLATKGITHEIALPDLSTKANAQKALGMDMQKLESDKQEFLKTRVAEWDANAKKEERLLSK; from the coding sequence ATGGGAGTACTTACCGTGGGCAAGATTAAGGCAAAGTTATCAGCTAGCTTACTGATATTGTTTGCATCACTTCTGGTGGGCAACACAGCATTAGCTAATAAACCAAATGTAGAGGCCCGTAATGAGGTCTTTGCAAAAGATCATGCGGATCAATACGATTCATGGCGCGCAACCAGCGAGTCAAATAAGTTAGGCGGCGGTCTGGATGAATATCCTGATATGGTTATTCTTTGGGCCGGTTATCCATTTGCAAAAGATTATAAAAAAGCACGTGGTCACTTCTATGCCATTACTGATGTGCGTGAAACACTGCGTACCGCAGCACCAATGAAAGATACCGATGGCCCGTTACCGATGGCCTGCTGGAGCTGTAAAAGCCCGGATGTAGCTCGTCTGATCGATGAAGGTGGTGAAGACAAATACTTTGAAGGCATGTGGTCGAGAGGCGGCGCGCAGATTGTTAACCCAATCGGTTGTGCAGACTGTCACGACACAGCATCTAAAGATTTTGCTGAAGGCAAACCAGCGCTTTATATGTCTCGTCCTTATACCGCTCGTGCATTAGAAGTTATTGGTAAACCATTTGATAAAGCCAGCCATCTGGATCAGCAATCGATGGTTTGTAGTAACTGCCACGTTGAATACCACTTCGATGGTAAAAATAAAGCGGTTAAATTCCCTTGGGATAAAGGGATGACCGTAGAGAAGATGGAAGAGTACTACGACAACATCGCTTTTTCTGACTGGACTCACCTGTTATCTAAAACGCCAATGCTGAAGGCTCAACACCCAGAGTATGAAACCTGGAGCCAGGGTATTCACGGTAAAAATAATGTGACCTGTATTGACTGTCATATGCCGAAGGTACAAAACGCAGAAGGCAAACTGTATACCGACCATAAAATTGGTAATCCTTTCAATCGATTCAATGACACCTGTGCCAGCTGTCACACCCAAACTAAAGAGCAATTACAAGATATCGTCGCGACCAGAAAAGAAGCGGTCAGAGAGCTGAAGAAGAAAACAGAAGCTCAGTTAGTTCATGCTCACTTCGAAGCGAAAGCGGCATGGGATGCCGGTGCAACAGAAGAAGAGATGAAACCAATCCTGATGGATATCCGTCATGCGCAATGGCGTTGGGACTATGCGATTGCTTCGCATGGTATTCATATGCACGCACCTGAAGTCGGTCTGAAAATTCTGGGTACTGCGTTAGATAAAGCGGCTGATGCCCGTACCAAACTGGCCCGGTTGTTAGCAACTAAAGGTATTACACACGAAATCGCATTACCTGATCTTTCCACTAAAGCTAATGCGCAAAAAGCATTAGGCATGGATATGCAAAAACTTGAGAGCGACAAGCAAGAGTTCCTGAAAACCCGCGTAGCGGAATGGGACGCAAACGCCAAGAAAGAAGAGCGCTTGTTAAGCAAATAA
- the mobA gene encoding molybdenum cofactor guanylyltransferase MobA, with protein MSIPSITGAILAGGQATRMGGTDKGLVTIDGTPLYLHVLTRLKPQVRDIIISANRNTEEYKKSGYQVFQDSIEGFKGPLAGILTILENSPTEWVLFAPCDTPLIPDTLAERLWNNRNNQLVAYADDGERAHPTLALMNTHLIAPLRNYLQGGDRKLMIFLSQQQATAVDFSDMPQAFKNINTLDECQNWNK; from the coding sequence ATGTCGATACCTTCAATTACCGGAGCCATTCTGGCCGGTGGGCAGGCAACCAGAATGGGTGGTACAGACAAAGGTTTAGTCACCATTGATGGTACTCCGCTATACCTGCATGTTCTTACTCGTCTGAAGCCTCAGGTCAGAGACATTATTATCAGCGCTAACCGCAATACAGAAGAGTATAAGAAAAGCGGCTATCAGGTATTTCAGGATTCCATTGAAGGCTTCAAGGGCCCTCTGGCAGGCATATTAACCATACTGGAAAATAGCCCGACGGAATGGGTTCTGTTTGCTCCCTGCGATACACCGCTAATCCCTGATACTCTGGCTGAAAGATTGTGGAATAACCGAAATAATCAGCTCGTCGCTTATGCCGATGACGGGGAGCGGGCGCATCCTACTCTGGCATTAATGAATACTCACCTGATAGCACCACTACGCAACTATCTTCAGGGAGGAGATCGTAAGCTTATGATCTTCTTATCTCAACAACAGGCCACTGCGGTTGATTTTAGTGACATGCCTCAGGCATTTAAAAATATTAATACGCTGGATGAATGCCAGAACTGGAATAAATAG